From Algoriphagus sp. NG3, the proteins below share one genomic window:
- the leuC gene encoding 3-isopropylmalate dehydratase large subunit has translation MEKTTLFDKIWDAHVVKSVPSGPDVFFIDKHFIHEVTSPVAFLNLEKRGIGVKNPSRTVATPDHNVPTVDQDKTIKDKLSRMQVERLRENCAKYGIELHDLGSAHHGIVHVIGPELGITQPGMTIVCGDSHTSTHGAFGAIAFGIGTSEVEMVLATQCIMQSKAKKMRITIDGVAGPGVTSKDLILYVIAQISAAGATGYFVEYAGSAIQSLSMEARMTVCNMSIEMGARGGLIAPDETTFEYLKGKQYAPKGEEWDKAVAYWKTLKTDEGAVFDKEYHFDAADIEPMITYGTNPGMGIKVLGNIPTADGMEGSNKSSYLKSLAYMGFEPGEVIKGKKVDFVFVGSCTNGRIEDIRSVAAYVKGHKKADNITAWIVPGSREVEKMAHEEGLVKILEEAGFELRQPGCSACLAMNDDKIPSGKYAVSTSNRNFEGRQGPGARTMLASPLTVAAVAIAGEICDPREVFQN, from the coding sequence ATGGAAAAGACAACATTATTTGATAAAATCTGGGATGCGCACGTGGTGAAATCCGTTCCATCAGGACCAGATGTGTTCTTCATCGATAAGCATTTTATCCATGAAGTGACTTCTCCGGTAGCTTTCCTCAATTTGGAAAAGCGAGGAATCGGAGTGAAAAACCCAAGCAGAACAGTAGCTACACCTGATCATAACGTACCCACGGTAGATCAGGATAAAACTATCAAGGACAAACTTTCCCGCATGCAGGTAGAAAGACTCCGGGAAAACTGTGCTAAGTATGGCATAGAACTTCACGATTTGGGTTCTGCCCATCACGGGATTGTACACGTAATCGGCCCAGAGCTTGGCATCACCCAGCCAGGAATGACGATTGTATGCGGAGATAGTCATACTTCTACCCACGGTGCTTTCGGAGCTATTGCGTTCGGAATTGGTACTTCTGAAGTTGAAATGGTTTTGGCAACGCAGTGTATCATGCAGTCCAAGGCTAAGAAAATGAGAATTACCATCGATGGCGTAGCCGGGCCAGGCGTGACTTCCAAAGATTTAATCCTTTATGTAATTGCCCAGATTTCTGCGGCAGGTGCTACTGGATACTTTGTGGAATACGCAGGATCTGCGATCCAAAGTCTTTCCATGGAAGCTAGAATGACCGTGTGTAACATGTCTATCGAGATGGGGGCACGTGGAGGTTTGATTGCTCCGGATGAGACTACTTTCGAATACTTGAAAGGAAAGCAATATGCTCCTAAAGGTGAAGAGTGGGACAAAGCAGTGGCTTATTGGAAAACCTTGAAAACAGACGAGGGTGCTGTTTTTGACAAAGAATACCACTTTGATGCTGCGGATATCGAGCCTATGATCACTTATGGTACCAATCCTGGTATGGGAATCAAAGTTCTGGGGAATATCCCAACTGCTGATGGAATGGAAGGAAGCAATAAAAGCTCTTACCTGAAATCTTTAGCCTATATGGGCTTTGAGCCTGGTGAAGTAATCAAAGGCAAAAAAGTTGATTTTGTATTCGTTGGATCCTGTACCAACGGTCGTATTGAAGATATCCGTTCTGTGGCAGCCTATGTAAAAGGACATAAAAAAGCGGATAACATCACTGCTTGGATTGTACCAGGATCTCGCGAAGTAGAGAAAATGGCCCATGAAGAAGGCTTGGTAAAAATCCTGGAAGAAGCTGGATTTGAGCTTCGTCAGCCAGGTTGCTCTGCATGTCTAGCAATGAACGATGACAAGATTCCTTCTGGAAAATACGCCGTCTCTACTTCCAATAGAAACTTTGAAGGCCGTCAAGGACCAGGAGCTAGAACTATGCTCGCATCTCCTTTGACTGTAGCAGCAGTAGCCATTGCAGGCGAAATCTGCGATCCTAGAGAAGTGTTTCAAAATTAA
- the leuD gene encoding 3-isopropylmalate dehydratase small subunit, with translation MAYDKFTVLTSTAVPLPTDNVDTDQIIPARFLKATEREGFGDNLFRDWRYDVEGNPKKDFVLNDPTYSGKILVSGRNFGSGSSREHAVWAIYDYGFRCVVSSFFADIFKNNCLNIGVLPVTVSPEFADKLLETITANPETTITVDIPNQKITLDSTGESESFDINEYKKDNMQNGFDDIDYLLNMSEEIDAFAANK, from the coding sequence ATGGCTTACGATAAATTTACTGTACTCACCAGTACGGCGGTTCCTTTACCGACCGATAATGTGGACACAGATCAGATCATCCCTGCCCGATTCCTGAAGGCTACTGAGCGAGAGGGATTTGGTGACAATCTTTTCCGTGATTGGAGATACGATGTAGAAGGAAATCCTAAAAAGGATTTTGTATTAAATGACCCTACTTATAGTGGAAAAATCCTGGTTTCCGGAAGGAATTTCGGTTCAGGATCCAGCCGGGAGCACGCAGTTTGGGCTATTTATGACTATGGGTTCAGATGTGTGGTTTCCAGCTTTTTTGCAGATATATTTAAGAATAACTGTCTCAATATCGGTGTGCTACCGGTGACAGTTTCCCCTGAATTTGCCGATAAGTTATTAGAAACTATCACTGCCAATCCTGAAACCACGATTACGGTAGATATACCCAATCAAAAGATCACACTTGATTCTACAGGTGAATCGGAATCTTTTGATATCAATGAATACAAAAAAGACAACATGCAGAATGGCTTCGATGATATCGACTATCTATTGAATATGTCGGAAGAAATCGACGCTTTTGCAGCGAATAAATAA
- a CDS encoding alpha-isopropylmalate synthase regulatory domain-containing protein, whose product MTAGKRIEIMDTTLRDGEQTSSVSFLPSEKLQIAKLLLDELKVDRIEVASARVSEGELEGVKKITNWAAEKGYLDRVEVLGFVDTPTSVDWLLKAGAKVMNLLTKGSYNHLIHQLKKTQEEHFADIQKSVAYAQEKGIAVNVYLEDWSNGMRNSQEYTLALIEFLTTLPVKRIMLPDTLGLLSPEETKAFFIRISERFPDAHFDFHAHNDYDLSVANVMEAIMYGASGIHTTVNGLGERAGNAPLESVIAVIKDFTDLQINVQEQKIYRVSKLVEQFSGQHIPANKPVVGENVFTQTAGIHADGDNKKNLYFNDLLPERFGRQRKYALGKTSGKANILKNLEELGISLEKDELTKVTQRIIELGDKKERVTTEDLPYIISDVLQNNSISKNIFIEGYHMTHSHGLKPSVQLRLNIYGKSYDAHASGDGQYDAFMRAVKEIYKSRKRQLPKLIDYHVSIPPGGKTDAFVETVVTWDYGKIFKTKGLDPDQTVAAMMATEKMLNIVESFNQSPTKEESKFYGNEYRAVAG is encoded by the coding sequence ATGACTGCAGGGAAGCGCATTGAAATAATGGATACCACGCTGAGGGATGGTGAACAGACCTCCAGCGTTTCCTTTTTGCCTTCTGAAAAGCTGCAAATCGCCAAACTTTTGCTGGATGAATTGAAGGTAGATCGTATAGAGGTGGCTTCAGCGAGAGTTTCAGAGGGGGAATTGGAAGGTGTGAAGAAAATCACGAATTGGGCAGCGGAAAAAGGTTACCTGGATCGCGTGGAGGTCTTAGGCTTTGTGGATACACCCACTTCGGTGGATTGGCTACTGAAGGCTGGGGCTAAAGTGATGAACTTGCTTACCAAAGGCTCCTACAACCACTTGATCCATCAGCTGAAAAAAACACAGGAAGAACATTTTGCAGACATTCAAAAGAGTGTAGCCTATGCTCAGGAAAAGGGCATAGCTGTCAATGTGTATCTGGAAGACTGGTCAAATGGCATGCGTAATTCTCAGGAATATACGCTGGCTCTGATTGAGTTCTTAACCACCCTTCCGGTGAAAAGAATTATGTTGCCTGACACCTTAGGGCTACTTTCTCCTGAAGAAACTAAAGCTTTTTTCATCCGGATTTCTGAGAGATTTCCTGATGCTCACTTCGATTTTCACGCACATAATGATTACGATCTTTCTGTGGCCAATGTCATGGAAGCGATTATGTACGGAGCGTCCGGCATCCACACTACAGTGAATGGGCTTGGCGAGAGAGCTGGAAATGCTCCGCTGGAATCGGTTATTGCGGTGATCAAGGATTTTACAGATCTCCAGATCAATGTGCAAGAGCAGAAAATCTACCGTGTAAGCAAATTGGTGGAACAATTTTCAGGTCAGCATATCCCAGCAAATAAGCCGGTAGTAGGAGAGAATGTCTTTACTCAGACGGCAGGAATTCATGCTGATGGAGACAATAAAAAGAATCTTTACTTCAACGATCTGCTTCCGGAGCGTTTTGGACGTCAGCGGAAATATGCCCTCGGCAAGACTTCCGGTAAAGCCAATATCCTTAAGAATTTGGAGGAATTGGGGATTTCTTTGGAAAAAGATGAGCTCACTAAAGTGACTCAACGTATCATCGAACTGGGTGATAAAAAAGAGCGTGTGACTACGGAGGATTTGCCGTACATCATCTCTGATGTATTGCAGAACAACTCTATCTCCAAAAACATCTTTATTGAAGGGTATCACATGACTCATTCGCATGGGTTGAAGCCTTCGGTGCAACTTAGACTGAACATATACGGGAAATCCTACGATGCTCACGCATCTGGAGATGGCCAATACGATGCATTTATGCGGGCGGTAAAGGAAATCTACAAATCCAGAAAAAGACAGCTTCCTAAGTTGATTGACTACCATGTTTCCATTCCTCCAGGAGGAAAGACGGATGCTTTTGTGGAAACTGTCGTGACCTGGGATTATGGTAAAATATTTAAAACGAAAGGGCTAGATCCCGATCAAACAGTGGCTGCGATGATGGCCACGGAAAAAATGCTGAACATCGTCGAATCATTCAATCAATCACCAACGAAAGAAGAATCCAAATTTTATGGAAATGAATATCGCGCTGTTGCCGGGTGA
- the leuB gene encoding 3-isopropylmalate dehydrogenase — protein MEMNIALLPGDGIGPEVIDQAVKVVKAIGQKFGHKITFTEAVVGAAAIDVTGEPYPDSTHEIAAASDAVLFGAIGDPKYDNDPKAKVRPEQGLLLMRQKLGLFANVRPTFTFPSLVHKSPLKLDRVDGVDFVFFRELTGGIYFGEPRGRNEQGTKAFDTNVYSKEEITRLARMGFEAAQKRRKLLTCVDKANVMATSRLWRETVQELAPEYPDVKVEYEFVDAVAMRLIQWPKAYDVLITENLFGDILTDEASVISGSMGLMPSASLGTSIKLFEPIHGSYPQAAGKDIANPLATVLSAAMMFEYAFDLKDEAQAISDVVNLSLEQGYVTEDIADGGTAYKTSEVGDWLAAKILG, from the coding sequence ATGGAAATGAATATCGCGCTGTTGCCGGGTGACGGCATCGGACCTGAAGTAATCGACCAGGCTGTAAAGGTAGTGAAAGCTATCGGCCAGAAATTCGGACACAAAATCACTTTTACAGAAGCAGTAGTAGGAGCCGCGGCTATTGATGTCACCGGCGAGCCTTACCCAGACTCAACACATGAGATAGCAGCAGCTTCGGATGCGGTTCTTTTTGGAGCCATCGGGGATCCTAAATATGATAATGATCCAAAGGCAAAAGTTCGTCCGGAGCAAGGATTGCTGTTGATGCGCCAGAAATTGGGTTTGTTTGCCAATGTTCGACCTACGTTTACCTTCCCTTCTTTGGTACACAAGTCTCCATTGAAACTGGATCGTGTAGACGGCGTTGACTTTGTCTTCTTCAGAGAATTGACCGGAGGGATTTACTTCGGTGAGCCAAGAGGAAGAAACGAGCAAGGAACCAAGGCATTTGATACCAATGTATATAGCAAAGAAGAAATTACCAGACTTGCTAGAATGGGCTTCGAAGCTGCGCAAAAAAGAAGAAAATTACTTACCTGCGTGGACAAAGCGAATGTTATGGCTACTTCCAGACTTTGGAGGGAAACCGTACAGGAGCTTGCTCCTGAATATCCGGATGTGAAAGTGGAATACGAATTCGTAGACGCGGTAGCAATGCGCTTGATCCAATGGCCAAAGGCATATGATGTCTTGATTACCGAAAACTTGTTCGGAGATATCTTGACAGATGAGGCTTCTGTGATCTCTGGATCTATGGGCTTGATGCCATCTGCTTCTTTGGGTACTTCTATCAAATTATTTGAGCCAATTCACGGATCATATCCTCAGGCAGCAGGAAAAGACATTGCCAATCCATTGGCTACGGTTCTTTCTGCAGCAATGATGTTTGAGTATGCTTTTGATTTAAAAGATGAAGCGCAGGCGATTTCCGACGTAGTAAATCTATCTCTTGAGCAAGGCTATGTAACCGAGGATATCGCAGATGGCGGTACTGCTTACAAAACGTCTGAAGTTGGCGATTGGTTGGCGGCTAAGATTTTGGGATAA
- a CDS encoding PIN domain-containing protein, which produces MIFIDTNALILLVVGLIDKSLISTHKRTSIFESIDFENLTFLIGSLERILTTPNVLTEVDNLLNNFQKGHRWTYYQVLKELISKSTERFIESKSNLESQAFFDLGLTDSGVLEICKECDFLITGDSKLADYANAYGIKVIDLKKIRNDRLN; this is translated from the coding sequence ATGATTTTTATAGACACCAATGCTTTGATACTTTTAGTCGTAGGCCTTATTGACAAATCACTAATTTCTACACATAAAAGAACTTCAATTTTCGAATCAATTGACTTTGAAAACTTGACTTTTTTAATTGGAAGCTTGGAAAGAATATTGACAACCCCAAATGTCTTGACAGAAGTTGACAATCTACTAAATAACTTTCAAAAAGGGCATCGTTGGACTTACTACCAAGTTTTAAAAGAATTGATTTCAAAATCAACTGAGAGATTTATAGAATCAAAATCCAACTTGGAGTCTCAAGCTTTTTTTGATCTTGGATTAACAGATTCAGGAGTTCTAGAAATCTGCAAAGAATGTGATTTTCTGATAACTGGAGATTCCAAACTTGCAGACTATGCAAACGCTTATGGGATAAAAGTTATAGACTTAAAAAAAATCAGAAATGACCGATTAAACTAG
- a CDS encoding histidinol-phosphatase, whose translation MKYLPLIFILIVLNFVSCKPAEKAEESSKQWYKGNLHTHSYWSDGDDYPEMIMDWYKSHDYDFVVLSDHNTLAEGEKWKLIPKSPSHEMGFQKYVEKYGDRAVYREDSAGRIEVKLKTLLEYAPMFEEPGEFLIIQSQELSESFEKKPLHMNVTNIQKLIPAEGGNSVVEILQNGLDRVKAQRDSTGVPMFLHINHPNFIWAITPEDMIELNGERFFEVYNGHPQVNNYGDSLRPSMEVLWDKVQAAYLQANKPLLYGLAVDDAHNYHVFDQNSSNPGRGWVMVLSESLDPTSLIEAMEEGDFYSTTGVTMNEINFDGETLSIAVQPENEVSYTIQFFGTKKSNPEQSGILLKEIEGETAAYTLEEDDMYVRAKIISSKPKENPYQIGDTETAWTQPVKAN comes from the coding sequence ATGAAATATCTTCCTCTGATTTTTATACTTATTGTTTTAAATTTTGTTTCCTGTAAACCTGCAGAGAAAGCTGAGGAATCTTCAAAACAATGGTACAAAGGTAATCTACATACCCATTCCTACTGGTCTGACGGGGACGATTACCCAGAGATGATTATGGACTGGTACAAATCGCATGATTATGATTTTGTTGTTTTGTCTGATCATAATACGTTGGCGGAAGGTGAAAAATGGAAGCTGATTCCAAAATCCCCCTCCCATGAAATGGGTTTTCAAAAGTATGTTGAGAAGTATGGGGACCGGGCGGTTTATCGAGAAGACTCTGCAGGAAGAATTGAAGTGAAACTTAAGACATTATTAGAATATGCGCCAATGTTTGAAGAGCCCGGTGAATTTTTGATCATCCAATCTCAGGAATTGTCGGAGAGTTTTGAGAAGAAACCACTTCATATGAACGTGACCAATATCCAGAAATTAATTCCTGCAGAAGGAGGGAATTCGGTTGTAGAAATATTACAAAATGGTCTAGATCGGGTAAAAGCACAGCGGGATTCTACTGGCGTTCCTATGTTTTTGCATATCAACCATCCGAACTTCATCTGGGCGATTACTCCAGAAGATATGATAGAATTGAATGGAGAACGTTTTTTCGAAGTATATAATGGTCACCCACAGGTGAATAATTATGGAGATTCACTTCGTCCGAGTATGGAAGTGCTTTGGGATAAAGTTCAGGCGGCATATCTGCAGGCTAATAAGCCACTTCTGTACGGTTTGGCAGTGGATGACGCACATAATTATCATGTTTTTGATCAAAATAGCAGCAATCCCGGTCGTGGTTGGGTGATGGTTTTGTCAGAAAGTCTGGATCCTACTTCTTTAATCGAGGCGATGGAAGAAGGTGACTTTTATTCGACCACTGGAGTAACAATGAATGAAATCAATTTCGATGGAGAGACTTTATCAATTGCCGTTCAGCCTGAAAATGAGGTGAGTTATACCATACAGTTCTTTGGCACAAAAAAGTCAAATCCAGAGCAAAGTGGAATTCTTTTGAAAGAGATAGAAGGTGAAACTGCTGCTTATACACTTGAGGAAGATGATATGTACGTTCGCGCAAAAATTATTTCTTCCAAGCCCAAAGAGAACCCATATCAGATTGGAGATACGGAAACGGCTTGGACGCAGCCTGTGAAAGCGAATTGA
- the truA gene encoding tRNA pseudouridine(38-40) synthase TruA: MQSRPFSYLFSISYFGARYKGWAPQPNQPTVQRRLERVIRHVLGHEDFSLIGASRTDAGVSCIGGYVQLFLREEMDMNSHLPLFNEHLPQDIRLNSVLEVSASFNLIQSVSRKTYRYYFSNSIDFHPFASAFVVNVIGELNWEAMEEACQLFIGNHDFRAFCKPSVNKTDYNREVLFAGIFESNEFLGQFFPQKIHYFEITGTGFLHHQVRMMMSAIWQIGRGEMDISEITHRYESPDNFEKLPPSPANGLVLWETVLDNI, translated from the coding sequence TTGCAATCCCGACCTTTCTCTTACCTCTTTTCCATTTCCTATTTCGGTGCCAGATATAAAGGCTGGGCGCCTCAACCCAATCAGCCGACGGTGCAGCGGAGGTTAGAGCGTGTGATTCGCCATGTATTGGGTCATGAGGATTTTTCTTTGATTGGAGCCAGCAGAACAGATGCTGGAGTTTCCTGTATAGGAGGATATGTTCAGCTTTTCCTTCGGGAAGAGATGGATATGAACTCTCATCTACCTTTATTCAATGAGCATCTTCCTCAGGATATCCGGTTGAATTCTGTGCTGGAAGTTTCGGCAAGCTTCAATCTGATCCAGTCAGTCTCTCGGAAGACGTATCGCTACTATTTTTCTAATTCCATAGATTTCCATCCCTTTGCTTCAGCTTTTGTAGTCAATGTAATAGGAGAGTTAAATTGGGAAGCAATGGAGGAAGCTTGTCAATTGTTTATCGGAAACCATGACTTCCGAGCGTTTTGTAAACCCTCGGTAAACAAGACTGATTATAACCGAGAGGTGCTTTTTGCTGGTATTTTTGAGTCGAATGAGTTTCTTGGACAATTTTTCCCACAGAAAATCCATTACTTCGAAATCACTGGCACCGGCTTTTTGCATCACCAAGTACGAATGATGATGTCAGCCATCTGGCAAATAGGCAGAGGAGAAATGGATATTTCTGAAATCACCCATCGATATGAATCTCCTGATAATTTCGAAAAATTACCTCCTTCTCCCGCTAATGGACTGGTGCTTTGGGAGACAGTATTAGATAACATTTGA
- a CDS encoding GNAT family N-acetyltransferase, translating to MINIVPASKEELIHVQSIAKKTWPDTFGEILSPKQIEYMLSWMYSLETLEQQASDGYLFFLAEENGEKLGFTGIEVNQVLGKTKIHKIYILPTAQGKGIGKLLIKKVKEIALENNQASLLLNVNKYNQGAIDFYEYLGFVQIKEEIIDIGNGYVMDDYVFELKL from the coding sequence ATGATAAACATCGTCCCAGCATCAAAAGAGGAGCTAATCCACGTCCAATCCATCGCCAAAAAAACTTGGCCAGACACATTTGGAGAAATATTAAGCCCTAAACAGATCGAATACATGCTCAGTTGGATGTATAGCCTAGAGACTTTGGAACAGCAGGCCAGCGATGGATACTTGTTCTTTTTGGCAGAGGAAAATGGTGAAAAACTGGGTTTCACTGGAATAGAAGTGAACCAAGTACTAGGGAAAACCAAAATCCACAAAATCTATATTCTCCCAACAGCCCAAGGAAAAGGAATAGGCAAACTTTTAATCAAAAAAGTGAAAGAGATTGCTCTAGAAAATAATCAGGCAAGTCTGCTTTTAAATGTCAATAAATACAACCAAGGAGCCATTGATTTTTATGAATACTTGGGCTTTGTGCAAATCAAAGAGGAAATCATTGATATTGGTAATGGTTATGTGATGGATGACTATGTGTTTGAACTGAAGCTTTGA
- a CDS encoding Gfo/Idh/MocA family oxidoreductase, whose product MNALNRRDFLKGSSALATLASFGLLGMDFKDREGPIQVALIGAGWYGKSDLFRLIQVADVEVVGLCDPDRNMLKAAGDMVATRQKSGKIPALYEDYKELLAKEKPEFVLIGSPDHWHALQCIDALKAGAHVYVQKPISVDVIEGEAMVAAARKYNKIVQVGTQRKSTPHLIDAKEQIIDSGKLGKISHVDMCCYFHMRADGNPPVEPVPDFFNYELWTGPAPLRPYDGIPHKRWWRTFIEYGNGITGDMCVHMLDTVRWMLKLGWPTQITSTGGIYVQKDGKSNISDTQSAIFEYPELNLVWQHRTWGNPDDPEYPWAFKIFGEKGMLAGSTMQADYTPLDKDEKPIHFDCLFEREKYPEDVNEPDIELNAAPATRLHMQNWLKAIDANTLPVADIEEGHISTAACILANISMDLGGRALKYDPKTMKVIGDKEATERLRRPYRKGYSHPEPDKV is encoded by the coding sequence ATGAATGCTCTTAACCGCAGAGATTTTCTTAAAGGCTCATCTGCCTTGGCCACGCTTGCCAGTTTTGGATTATTAGGGATGGATTTCAAAGACCGGGAAGGACCGATCCAAGTAGCTCTGATCGGTGCGGGGTGGTATGGCAAATCAGATCTTTTTCGCCTAATCCAAGTAGCAGATGTAGAAGTCGTGGGACTTTGTGATCCAGATCGCAACATGCTGAAAGCTGCCGGAGATATGGTAGCTACACGGCAAAAATCAGGGAAAATCCCTGCGCTCTATGAAGATTACAAAGAACTGTTGGCCAAAGAAAAGCCCGAATTCGTACTGATCGGTTCTCCTGACCATTGGCATGCGCTGCAATGCATTGATGCCCTGAAAGCGGGGGCGCATGTGTATGTGCAAAAACCAATTTCCGTAGATGTAATCGAAGGAGAAGCAATGGTGGCTGCTGCCAGAAAGTACAATAAAATTGTTCAGGTAGGAACACAGCGAAAGAGCACGCCACATCTAATCGATGCAAAAGAGCAAATAATTGACAGTGGAAAGTTGGGCAAAATCTCACACGTGGATATGTGCTGCTATTTCCATATGCGGGCCGACGGCAATCCGCCGGTAGAACCTGTCCCTGATTTTTTCAATTATGAGCTGTGGACAGGCCCTGCTCCTCTGAGACCATATGATGGAATTCCCCACAAGCGCTGGTGGAGAACATTTATTGAATACGGAAACGGCATCACGGGAGACATGTGCGTGCATATGCTGGACACCGTTCGGTGGATGCTAAAGCTAGGTTGGCCCACGCAGATCACCTCCACAGGCGGGATTTATGTTCAAAAAGACGGGAAATCCAATATTTCGGATACGCAATCGGCAATTTTCGAATACCCCGAATTGAATTTAGTGTGGCAGCACCGAACTTGGGGAAATCCCGACGATCCGGAATATCCTTGGGCGTTCAAGATTTTCGGTGAAAAGGGAATGCTGGCAGGAAGCACCATGCAGGCTGATTATACTCCATTGGATAAGGATGAGAAACCTATACATTTTGACTGCCTTTTCGAACGGGAAAAATATCCTGAGGACGTGAATGAGCCGGATATAGAATTGAATGCTGCTCCTGCCACCCGTCTCCATATGCAAAATTGGCTGAAAGCAATTGATGCCAACACGTTACCAGTTGCTGATATCGAAGAAGGACATATCTCCACAGCTGCCTGCATTTTGGCTAATATTTCCATGGACTTGGGTGGCAGAGCATTAAAATACGATCCGAAAACAATGAAAGTTATCGGGGATAAAGAAGCTACAGAGCGATTGAGACGCCCTTATAGGAAGGGGTATTCCCATCCCGAACCGGATAAGGTATAA
- a CDS encoding Gfo/Idh/MocA family oxidoreductase, protein MNPLNRRDFLKGSTTLLSLASFGLLGMNFKDQEGPIQVALIGAGWYGKSDLFRLIQIADVEVVALCDVDSKQLEEAGKLVASRQKSGKVPALYEDYKQLLAKEKPEYVLIGSPDHWHALQAIDSVKSGAHVYLQKPISVDVIEGEAILAAARKYGRKVQIGTQRRSTPHLVQAKKEIIDSGKLGKISHAEVCCYYHMRNKSNPEVIPVPENLNYDLWAGPAPMMPYRGILHRGWRAFMEYGNGIVGDMCVHMLDAVRWMLDLGWPVQVTSTGGIYVDKESIANISDTQTALFEFDELNVVWQHRSWGNPVDKDYPWAFKIYGENGMLAGSPMRADFYPEGKNNGEPIHYPVLLEKEQYPEDVTENDIEIHAAPATREQLKDWLQAIKKDTVPVADVLEGHISTASCILANMSMDLGGRPLKYDPKTMTVKGDEEATALLRRPYRDGYKHPEPDQI, encoded by the coding sequence ATGAATCCCCTAAATCGAAGAGATTTTTTAAAAGGAAGTACCACCCTGCTATCACTGGCTAGTTTTGGTTTGCTTGGCATGAATTTCAAAGATCAGGAAGGGCCGATCCAAGTAGCTCTTATCGGTGCGGGTTGGTATGGCAAATCAGATCTTTTTCGTCTCATTCAAATAGCTGATGTAGAAGTAGTAGCACTTTGTGATGTAGACAGCAAGCAGTTGGAAGAAGCCGGGAAGCTGGTGGCATCACGACAAAAATCGGGGAAAGTACCGGCCTTATATGAAGATTATAAGCAGCTTTTAGCCAAAGAAAAGCCAGAATATGTACTAATCGGATCTCCTGACCATTGGCATGCTCTTCAGGCTATAGACTCGGTGAAAAGCGGCGCTCATGTTTACCTGCAAAAACCGATTTCTGTAGATGTGATTGAAGGAGAGGCGATTTTGGCGGCAGCCAGAAAGTATGGCCGTAAGGTTCAGATCGGCACTCAGCGCCGAAGCACGCCACATCTTGTGCAGGCAAAAAAAGAAATCATCGATTCGGGAAAACTGGGAAAAATCTCTCATGCTGAGGTTTGCTGCTACTATCATATGCGAAATAAAAGCAATCCCGAAGTAATTCCTGTTCCGGAAAATCTGAATTACGATCTCTGGGCAGGTCCAGCACCCATGATGCCCTATCGGGGAATATTGCATAGAGGTTGGCGGGCATTTATGGAATATGGCAATGGTATCGTAGGCGATATGTGCGTTCATATGCTGGATGCTGTTCGCTGGATGCTTGATTTGGGCTGGCCTGTGCAAGTGACTTCTACCGGAGGGATCTACGTGGACAAAGAATCAATTGCTAATATTTCGGATACCCAAACTGCACTTTTTGAGTTTGACGAATTAAATGTCGTTTGGCAACACCGTTCTTGGGGCAATCCGGTGGACAAGGATTATCCTTGGGCATTTAAAATTTACGGAGAAAACGGTATGCTGGCAGGCAGTCCGATGCGTGCTGATTTCTATCCGGAAGGTAAGAATAATGGGGAGCCTATCCATTATCCGGTTTTATTGGAAAAAGAACAATATCCTGAAGACGTAACGGAAAACGACATAGAAATCCATGCTGCTCCAGCCACTCGGGAACAGCTAAAAGACTGGCTTCAAGCTATTAAAAAAGACACTGTACCCGTAGCAGACGTTTTGGAAGGGCATATTTCTACAGCATCCTGCATTTTGGCAAATATGTCCATGGATTTGGGAGGGCGTCCTTTAAAATATGACCCGAAAACGATGACCGTGAAAGGTGATGAGGAAGCAACAGCACTTTTGAGAAGACCATATCGGGATGGATATAAACATCCGGAACCGGATCAAATTTGA